Proteins from a single region of Candidatus Wallbacteria bacterium:
- a CDS encoding ankyrin repeat domain-containing protein, translated as MLSMLFLILSFLFQIYLLSAAQNRSSRLVYSLSVNNLHGKIKGYEFSSKNSVQSLEVVLNSISDLQIDENVKDELNTAFHNLDQDRVCGILAEIKSLNNSGKLFLLQQALQRSFGKAAELIIDSGLDVTHDTDFLNRILDELMFRKLPNCLTLVEKLISKGMDPNLKLRIGQTMLDCACENDQPEIAELLLSKGADPNCRARNLDTPLAKAAQNGKSALASLLIKHGADVNLYGHGGVTPLITAIEQGHADLAKLLLDNGADPEKPSKLSKLTPLETINKKLKDGSISKDSSDWSYVATFLESHQSLVKWDSPTLVSDLITAIELGKTEEAKTKIMELKNPDETDWYGYTPLHVACCHGDISLVKLLVEKGADVGKPDETVYAKCPPIILALMPSLYSKSRENENRLHRPDPEIVNYLIEKGADLNVASEDGWTPLACSVNNLTMLSLLLEKGADVNFKGRNDRSISALEWAISGNLISTVKFLVNKGAALKFSGRNVNALWMACEKLTDSDLIDKDASRAILYLSTKSKYLKFIDSEAIAYSLALNFSPYSRPDMEEMTECFLDTSVEVNAIDVNGTTALMLASLAGHSKIVEKLIAKGAVVSDRNNYGMDAFTFALLSGDIGTVKLLLKNNALAAYGDSGRKKRLYRVLYYDMCGWPLSRSSIYMKVQNLAPFLNKVYFPDNGNPYAMIKLLQELKLLNSNELLALAVVNQEYSLMKKLILEGADVNAKTPDKKTILALAQDRSDFEAVEILKKYGDVRKAKTDAGVIKNSSGASTSNSRSEFNSQNYLDLMGPFKRVEENVSESMKSQSLVLGFRNRLWIFGGKNDGEAVNEVCVLEDVEDKSNWKHVWIPPENLFSPRYGHGGVSFKNELFIIGGEDGKGNVLNDVWNSKYGQKWELILEHAPFSPRYGFGLCEIHGEIFLIGGRDKERVFNDVWRSSDGVKWEQVNQEKPFPELEAFGCVAAFGKIWIIGGKSKDGLTNQIWTSQFGTSWELSAVDPPFSKRYRADLKFMANRLWLTCGAGESEDEGGQIVALGDVWYTADGVEWKKMGNDEVTPRFFHMTGHCFKGLYIFGGENEEHQAHSDVWNLFLGKSRCPIGLDKLEDF; from the coding sequence ATGCTTTCGATGTTGTTTCTGATTCTATCCTTTCTCTTTCAGATCTATTTACTGTCCGCAGCTCAGAATAGAAGTTCCAGACTGGTGTACAGCCTGAGTGTGAACAATCTGCATGGAAAGATAAAGGGATATGAGTTCAGTTCCAAAAACTCTGTCCAATCCCTGGAAGTAGTTTTGAATTCCATCAGTGACCTACAGATTGATGAGAATGTAAAGGATGAACTCAATACGGCTTTTCATAATCTGGATCAGGATAGGGTCTGTGGAATTTTGGCTGAAATCAAAAGTCTGAACAACTCGGGAAAATTATTCCTTCTGCAGCAGGCTTTGCAACGCAGTTTCGGGAAAGCCGCAGAATTGATTATTGACAGTGGTCTGGACGTTACCCATGATACTGACTTTTTGAACAGGATATTGGACGAATTGATGTTCCGTAAACTTCCAAATTGTTTGACCCTGGTTGAAAAACTTATCTCAAAAGGAATGGACCCCAATCTCAAGCTGCGAATCGGGCAGACAATGCTGGATTGTGCATGTGAAAATGATCAGCCGGAAATTGCGGAGTTGCTTCTTTCGAAAGGAGCCGATCCTAACTGCAGAGCCCGCAATTTGGATACACCTCTTGCAAAAGCAGCACAAAACGGGAAATCTGCTCTTGCCTCTTTGCTTATCAAACATGGCGCTGATGTAAATCTGTATGGACATGGTGGTGTTACGCCATTAATAACAGCAATTGAACAAGGGCATGCCGACCTTGCCAAGCTGCTGCTGGATAACGGAGCTGATCCAGAAAAGCCTAGTAAACTTTCAAAACTCACTCCATTGGAAACGATAAATAAAAAGCTGAAGGACGGATCAATTTCTAAGGACTCTTCAGACTGGTCATATGTAGCGACTTTTCTTGAAAGTCATCAGAGCCTAGTGAAGTGGGATAGTCCCACACTTGTTTCAGATCTCATTACAGCAATCGAATTAGGTAAGACTGAAGAAGCCAAGACCAAGATCATGGAGTTAAAGAATCCTGATGAGACTGACTGGTATGGTTATACTCCGCTGCATGTTGCCTGCTGCCATGGTGATATCTCATTGGTCAAGCTTCTGGTAGAAAAAGGGGCTGATGTCGGCAAACCTGATGAAACTGTGTATGCCAAGTGTCCGCCGATCATTTTGGCATTGATGCCTTCCCTATACTCCAAAAGCCGGGAGAACGAAAACCGTCTGCACAGACCTGATCCTGAAATCGTAAACTACCTGATCGAAAAGGGCGCAGATTTGAATGTTGCATCCGAAGATGGCTGGACGCCGCTTGCTTGTAGTGTTAATAACCTTACTATGTTATCTCTTTTGCTGGAGAAGGGAGCTGATGTTAATTTCAAAGGAAGGAATGACAGGTCAATTTCAGCTCTGGAGTGGGCCATCAGTGGTAACCTCATTAGCACTGTAAAATTTCTGGTGAATAAAGGAGCTGCGCTGAAATTCAGTGGAAGGAACGTCAACGCCCTGTGGATGGCATGCGAAAAACTTACTGACAGTGACCTGATTGATAAAGATGCCAGTAGAGCAATTTTGTATCTCTCGACTAAATCCAAGTATCTCAAATTTATTGACAGCGAAGCAATTGCATATTCACTGGCGTTGAATTTTTCTCCATACTCCAGACCAGATATGGAGGAGATGACAGAGTGTTTTCTTGATACATCAGTAGAAGTAAATGCCATTGATGTAAATGGTACAACTGCATTGATGCTGGCTTCACTGGCAGGCCACTCCAAAATAGTCGAAAAACTGATCGCTAAAGGAGCTGTTGTATCGGACAGAAACAATTATGGAATGGATGCCTTCACTTTTGCCTTGCTTTCAGGAGACATTGGTACAGTAAAACTGCTGTTGAAAAACAACGCTCTGGCGGCATACGGGGACAGCGGCAGGAAAAAAAGACTGTATAGAGTGCTGTACTACGACATGTGCGGCTGGCCTCTGAGCAGGTCTTCCATCTACATGAAAGTTCAAAACCTCGCGCCATTCCTGAACAAGGTGTATTTTCCTGATAATGGAAATCCATATGCAATGATCAAACTCTTGCAGGAGTTGAAGCTTTTAAACAGCAATGAACTGCTGGCTCTAGCCGTAGTCAATCAGGAGTATTCATTGATGAAAAAGTTGATCCTGGAAGGCGCGGATGTCAATGCCAAAACGCCTGATAAAAAAACTATCCTGGCTTTGGCACAGGACAGAAGCGACTTTGAAGCAGTGGAAATCTTGAAGAAATATGGTGATGTGCGAAAGGCCAAGACGGATGCTGGAGTTATAAAGAATTCATCAGGCGCTTCAACCAGCAACAGTCGTTCGGAATTCAATTCTCAGAATTATCTCGATCTGATGGGACCGTTCAAAAGAGTCGAGGAAAATGTTTCAGAGAGCATGAAAAGTCAGTCATTAGTCCTTGGATTTCGAAACAGGCTCTGGATTTTCGGGGGCAAAAATGATGGCGAAGCTGTAAATGAAGTCTGCGTTCTGGAAGACGTTGAAGACAAGAGCAACTGGAAACATGTGTGGATACCACCGGAAAACTTGTTCTCACCGCGTTATGGTCATGGCGGAGTTAGCTTCAAAAACGAACTGTTCATAATAGGTGGGGAAGACGGTAAGGGAAATGTTCTCAACGATGTGTGGAACTCTAAATATGGACAGAAATGGGAGCTCATTCTGGAGCATGCGCCTTTCAGTCCCCGTTACGGATTCGGTCTTTGCGAAATTCATGGTGAGATATTCCTGATCGGTGGAAGGGACAAGGAGAGGGTTTTCAATGATGTCTGGCGCTCCAGCGATGGGGTGAAATGGGAGCAGGTGAACCAGGAAAAGCCTTTTCCCGAACTGGAAGCTTTTGGCTGCGTAGCTGCGTTTGGCAAGATCTGGATCATAGGCGGAAAATCCAAGGACGGGCTGACAAACCAGATCTGGACCTCCCAGTTTGGAACGTCCTGGGAGCTATCAGCAGTTGACCCGCCGTTCTCAAAAAGATACCGCGCTGATCTTAAGTTCATGGCCAACCGGCTCTGGCTAACCTGCGGGGCCGGTGAAAGTGAAGATGAAGGCGGTCAGATTGTAGCTCTGGGCGATGTCTGGTATACAGCAGACGGAGTTGAATGGAAAAAGATGGGAAATGATGAAGTCACTCCCAGATTTTTCCATATGACAGGTCACTGTTTCAAAGGGCTGTACATTTTCGGTGGTGAGAACGAAGAACATCAGGCGCATTCTGATGTCTGGAATCTGTTCCTGGGCAAGTCCCGCTGCCCGATTGGCCTGGATAAACTGGAAGATTTCTAA